Proteins encoded within one genomic window of Schaalia sp. HMT-172:
- a CDS encoding iron chaperone, whose product MAISPLDEYLETIPDDDNRERMVDVLVWVGLTYPELELRIEWNQPMFTHHGTYIIGFSAASKHMAIAPERATMIRFEQVMRERGTDFSTMLARQPWDKPFDYELLDAFIQHQLAEKQDITSFWRPKDHELAAAEAVAVGAQPPTVRERTEDDDEWLRATILPALEHYLAHPESAHTLEEFDALIKQPVRDYEEHPDDVYTLDEVKAELGLD is encoded by the coding sequence ATGGCTATTTCACCGCTTGACGAGTACCTCGAGACCATCCCCGACGACGACAACCGTGAGCGGATGGTGGACGTTCTGGTGTGGGTAGGGCTCACCTATCCTGAACTGGAGCTGCGCATCGAGTGGAACCAGCCGATGTTCACCCACCACGGGACATACATCATCGGGTTCTCCGCCGCGTCCAAGCACATGGCGATTGCACCCGAGCGCGCCACCATGATCCGCTTCGAGCAGGTCATGCGCGAGCGCGGCACGGACTTCAGCACAATGCTCGCCCGCCAGCCGTGGGACAAGCCCTTCGACTACGAACTCCTGGACGCGTTCATCCAGCATCAGCTCGCGGAAAAGCAAGACATCACATCCTTCTGGCGCCCCAAGGACCACGAACTCGCGGCCGCCGAGGCCGTCGCAGTCGGCGCACAGCCGCCCACCGTCCGCGAGCGCACCGAAGACGACGACGAATGGCTCCGCGCCACCATCCTGCCTGCGCTCGAGCACTACCTCGCACATCCAGAAAGCGCGCACACTCTCGAAGAGTTTGATGCTCTCATCAAGCAGCCTGTTCGCGATTACGAGGAACACCCCGACGACGTCTACACGCTCGACGAGGTGAAGGCCGAGCTCGGCCTGGACTAG